In Candidatus Omnitrophota bacterium, the genomic window ACCTTCGACCTCTCTATGATGCGCTGTATGAGATGATGGAATTCGATATGGTCCAGCGATACATCAACCGCGGCATTATTGAGGTGGCTCCGCTGGCCTTTATGCGTGGCCGAACGCTTAACGACGCCTTTATTATTCTCGATGAGGCGCAAAACACCACGAATGAACAAATGAAGATGTTCCTCACCCGGCTTGGCTTTGACTCCAAGGCGGTCATCACCGGCGATGTCACACAGATTGACTTGCCCAGCGATAAACCATCCGGCCTCATTCAAGCCGAGCAATTGCTCTCCAATATTCCCGGGATCAACATCTCGTTCTTCAGCGGCCAGGATGTCGTGCGCCATGAGCTGGTCCAGTCGATCATCCAGGCGTACGAGCAGAACAATCATAAGAAGTGAGTGATTAAGTGATTAGGTGATTAAGTGATTGGATGATGGGAGCTTTACGTTCGTCGAGCTATGAAGATCATCGTGTTCAACGCGCAACAAAAATTTCCGGTCAATTCGCGCGCTATGATCAGACTCCTCCGATGTGCGATCCGTATGTTGAAGATCGTAACGCCGGGGGTGCTCGAGGTGACGTTCCTCAGCCCGCAGCGGATGCGCGCGGTGAACCGAAAAGCGCTGCACCACGACTGCGTGACCGACGTGATCAGTTTTCGGTATCAGGATGAGCCGGTGGCCGGAGAAATCTTCGTCGCCCCTTCCGAGGCGCATCGGTATGCCAAGGAGCACGGCATTCCGTATGAGCAGGAACTCGCGCGGTATGTGCTCCATGGCTTGCTGCATTGGCTTGGACATGATGACCGCACGCCCGCTCAACAGCGAACGATGCGAATGATGGAAGACCGATTGCTCACCCGGTGCGATGGGAATTCACACGGCTGACGCCATTGTCCTTCGGCGCTATCCGTTCCGAGAGACGAGTGTCACTTTAAGTTGCTTGACGGATCAATTCGGCAAACTCAAAGGGCTCGTCAAAGGGCTGCGCGCGCAGCCGAATCGGTATCGTAGCGCAATGGAGCCGATGACGATTAACCGCATCGTCTTCTATGACACGCGCACGAGCCAGCTCCACTTGATCAGCCAGTGCGAGCTGCTTTCACCACTCACAGAGCTGCAGCGCGATTTGGACACGACGCGGTTAGCCGCACTCTTTCTGGAGCTCGCAGATACGGTGACACCGCTTGAGCATCCAGAGCCGGCTCTATATTCCTTGCTGAAACATTCGCTGGAGCATTTGGCCCTCGGGGTGGGACAGCCGGAGGGCCTCCGTCTTCATTTTATCGTGCGGCTCTTGAAGCTGGCCGGGTTTCATCCGCAATTGACCGAGTGCGCGAGCTGCCAGACGTCGGTCTCCTCCGGAGGGTTTTGGAGCGCTCGGGAAGGCGGCTTCCTATGTCCCCGGTGCTTGTATCATGATCCGCGGGCCGAGGCAGTGACGCCAGAACTCTTGGGCGTGCTGACGACATTGTCCGAGGCTGATCAGCCCCCACTGCTGGATCCACTGTTGATGCCAGCACTCAACACCCGCATCGACGACTTCCTCCGCTGGCGCCTCGACCGACCGTTGAAAACATTGGTGTCACCATGAAATTTCTGGAAGTTCATCGGGCCCCCGCCAGCCCGGCGAGCGGATGTGCGAGCTCAGCGAGCCGGCAGCGAATGCTGTCAAGCTGCGGCCACCTGTTCGATCGCGCCCCAGCCGGGCGCGGAGTTGGTGGCCGCTTCGCTGCAAGGCGAGCGCCCGGAGCGAGCACTGAGCGAGCGGGCTGGGTGGGGGCCCGAGGTTAGGCGAAATGCAGCTACAACAGTTGATTCGGACGTTGGATACGTTTTGGGAGCAGCGCGGATGCGTGATCGTGCAGCCATATGACATGGAGATGGGGGCAGGGACGTTTCATCCGGCGACGTTCTTCGGGGCACTCGGGCCTCAGCCGTGGCGCGCGGCGTATGTGCAGCCCTCACGGCGTCCTACCGACGGACGCTATGGGGAGAATCCGCTGCGCATGCAGCGCTACTACCAGTATCAGGTGATCCTCAAGCCGACACCGGATAACGTGCAGCAGCTGTATCTTGAGAGCCTTCGCCGCTGCGGGATCAAGCTGGAAGATCATGATGTGCGCTTTGTCCAAGATGACTGGGAATCGCCGACGCTGGGTGCGTGGGGCTTAGGCTGGGAAGTCTGGATGGATAGCTTAGAAGTCACGCAGTTTACCTACTTCCAACAAATCGGCGGTTTGGATCTGGATCACATCTCCTGCGAGATCACGTATGGGCTGGAGCGCATCGCGATGTATGCGCAAAAGACGGCGGATGTGTATCAGCTCGCCTACGGCCCGGGCAAAAGTTACGGCGAGTTGCATCTTGCGTTAGAAAAAGAACACTCCGACTACAACTTCAATCACGCCGATATCGAGCTGCACCGGTTGTGGTTTGATAGCTACGAGAAAGATGCGAAGCGGCTCCTCGCGGAGAAGCTCGTGCTGCCGGCGTACGAGCAGTTGCTGCACTGCAGCCATACGTTCAACATGCTCGATGCCCGCGGGGCCATCAGCCAGTCCGACCGTCCTCGTTTCGTGCTTCGCATCCGAACCTTAGCCAAGCGCTGTGCAGAACTCTATTTGGAACGTCAAAATGCCAAAATTGAAGCACGCTAAGAGCTGGAAGCTAAGAGCCGGGAGCAAAAACGCTGTGACCACTAGCTCCCAGCTCCCAGCTTCTAGCCGCGTCTCAGATCTGTTATTCGAGATCGGGACTGAAGAACTGCCAGCCGCGTATCTGCCAGGTCTCATCGATCAGCTCAGGGTCGAGGCTGAAAAACTTTTACAGGCGAACCGTCTGGCGTTTCAGAAAGTGGAAACATTTGGCGCGCCGCGGCGACTCGTCCTTGTTGTCTTGGGACTGGATGCCGTGCAGCGTCGGCCGGCCGAGGAAATCCGCGGGCCATCCAAACAAGCCGCGTACGACAAAGACGGTAAGCCCACGCCGGCCCTTCTTGGGTTTCTCAAGTCACGCGGCGGGGCGCTCAGCGATGTGAAGCTCGTGTCCTCTGAGAAAGGCGAATACGTCTTTTTCCTCAAGTCCTCCAGCACGACGCCAACGCCGCAGGTCCTCTCAACACTCCTGCCTCAGCTCGTGACGGCGTTGCGCGCGCCCAAAACCATGCGGTGGGATGCAAGCTCCCTGCGATTTGCTCGGCCCATCCGCTGGACGTTTGCGCTGTATGGCACGACGCCTATTCGCTATCAGCTCGGGCGTCTTTCCAGCACCCCGTCGCGCACGATGGTGGGGTTGCCAACGCAGCCCAAAGCCGTCACGGTCAAATCTCATGACGCCTACCACCGAGCCTTGAAACAGGCCGGGATTGTTTTGGATCACGCTGAGCGGCGCCGCGTCATTGAGCAAAAAGTCACACGGATGGCGGCTGCCTCAAAAGGGAAGACCGCCCCCGAAATGCTCACCTACGGTTTGCTCGATGAGGTCACGCATTTAGTTGAGTGCCCTATCGAACTCTCCGGCCGATTCGATCCCAAATATCTGGTACTGCCTCGTGAAGTGCTCCTCGCCAGCATGGCCAAACATCAGCGCGTCTTTGCCGTTGAGTCAGGCGGGAAGCTGCAGCCGACTTGCATCGCGATTCTTGAAGGCAAGCCCGGCAAGCCCGCCGAGGTGCGAGCGGTCATCGAGCGCATCTTGAATGCGCGCCTGGCCGATAGCCTCCTCGTCCTCAAGGAAGATCGCGAGCATCTGCCGCT contains:
- the ybeY gene encoding rRNA maturation RNase YbeY, with amino-acid sequence MLKIVTPGVLEVTFLSPQRMRAVNRKALHHDCVTDVISFRYQDEPVAGEIFVAPSEAHRYAKEHGIPYEQELARYVLHGLLHWLGHDDRTPAQQRTMRMMEDRLLTRCDGNSHG
- the recO gene encoding DNA repair protein RecO, producing MGIHTADAIVLRRYPFRETSVTLSCLTDQFGKLKGLVKGLRAQPNRYRSAMEPMTINRIVFYDTRTSQLHLISQCELLSPLTELQRDLDTTRLAALFLELADTVTPLEHPEPALYSLLKHSLEHLALGVGQPEGLRLHFIVRLLKLAGFHPQLTECASCQTSVSSGGFWSAREGGFLCPRCLYHDPRAEAVTPELLGVLTTLSEADQPPLLDPLLMPALNTRIDDFLRWRLDRPLKTLVSP
- a CDS encoding PhoH family protein — encoded protein: LRPLYDALYEMMEFDMVQRYINRGIIEVAPLAFMRGRTLNDAFIILDEAQNTTNEQMKMFLTRLGFDSKAVITGDVTQIDLPSDKPSGLIQAEQLLSNIPGINISFFSGQDVVRHELVQSIIQAYEQNNHKK
- a CDS encoding glycine--tRNA ligase subunit beta; this translates as MTTSSQLPASSRVSDLLFEIGTEELPAAYLPGLIDQLRVEAEKLLQANRLAFQKVETFGAPRRLVLVVLGLDAVQRRPAEEIRGPSKQAAYDKDGKPTPALLGFLKSRGGALSDVKLVSSEKGEYVFFLKSSSTTPTPQVLSTLLPQLVTALRAPKTMRWDASSLRFARPIRWTFALYGTTPIRYQLGRLSSTPSRTMVGLPTQPKAVTVKSHDAYHRALKQAGIVLDHAERRRVIEQKVTRMAAASKGKTAPEMLTYGLLDEVTHLVECPIELSGRFDPKYLVLPREVLLASMAKHQRVFAVESGGKLQPTCIAILEGKPGKPAEVRAVIERILNARLADSLLVLKEDREHLPLEHMAKRLSGVTFHEKIGTMAQKSERLETLSETLAQAWDLDTEERLQLRRACVLAKADLVSTMVKEFPTLQGVIGKYYALDSGESPATATAIEEHYLPLAEKAPKTLIGSALSIIDKLDTLTSYFAIGIMPTGDQDPFGLRRAAQGIVEVAWNVRRPFPFARLRVGEPVRRYLLERLFTFAWPAPSPSADCIQAVLASPCEDLVDAMDRIHTLQRLHQRRSALLKAAKVVERTRNILVGTRDGGKGINQALFQEPLEKALWSCYTSSKARIEQLIHRRSYADATAAYGETFFDPIHEFFDKVMVNVDDEQIRTNRQALMRAINVLYTARVADLSKLTILQQQPKE
- a CDS encoding glycine--tRNA ligase subunit alpha; protein product: MQLQQLIRTLDTFWEQRGCVIVQPYDMEMGAGTFHPATFFGALGPQPWRAAYVQPSRRPTDGRYGENPLRMQRYYQYQVILKPTPDNVQQLYLESLRRCGIKLEDHDVRFVQDDWESPTLGAWGLGWEVWMDSLEVTQFTYFQQIGGLDLDHISCEITYGLERIAMYAQKTADVYQLAYGPGKSYGELHLALEKEHSDYNFNHADIELHRLWFDSYEKDAKRLLAEKLVLPAYEQLLHCSHTFNMLDARGAISQSDRPRFVLRIRTLAKRCAELYLERQNAKIEAR